The genome window GGCTTCAAGATCGGCAAGGAGGGGCTCGAGGAGACGCTCGAGCAGCGCCTTCGCGGTATCCCCGGCGGCCAGCGGGTCGAGCTCACCGCGCGCGGCAAGCTGGTGCGCGAGCTGACTCCGAAGCCCGACCGGTCCGGCCAGACGGTGCAGCTGGCGATCGACGCCGATTTGCAGGAGTTCACCGCCCGGCGGATGGGCGAGGAAAGCGGATCGGCAGTCATCCTCGACTGCATGACCGGCGACATCCTCGCGATGGTGTCGATGCCGGCCTACGACCCCAACAGCTTTTCCGACGGGATCGGCAGCACCGAATGGGCGGCGCTCAGCGACGATCAGCGCCAGCCATTGCGCAACAAGGTGCTGAACTCGCTCTATCCGCCGGGCTCGACGATCAAGCCGATGGGCGCGCTGGCGATCTTGAAAGCCGGCATCGACCCGAGCCAGCGGATCCACTGCCCGGGCGGCTACCGGCTCGGCAACCGCTTCTTCCGCTGCCTCGGGCGGCATGGCAGCGTCGACATGCGCCGGGCGATCGCCAAGAGCTGCAACACCTATTTCTACGCGATGGGCCACCGCATCGGCTACGACAACATCGCGCCGACCGCGCGAATGCTCGGGCTGGGCGAGGAGTTTGACCTGCCGGTGGTCAGCCAGAGCTATGGCACCGTCCCCGACAGCGCGTGGAAGCGGCGCAAGTATGAAACCAGCAAGCGGATCGTCGAGCGGCCCGACTGGACCGCGTCGGACACGCTCAACGCATCGATCGGCCAGGGCTTTTTGATCGTCAATCCGATGCAATTGGCGGTGATGGCGGCGCGCATCGCCTCGGGCCGCGACGTCGCCCCGGCGCTGGTCGGGCGCCACGACAAGCCGGGGCCGATGCTCGACCTCGACCCCAAGCACCTCGAGACGGTGCGCGGCGGCATGTGGGAAGTGGTCAACGGCGACGGCACGGCGGGGGCCAGCCGACTGCCCTTCCCCGACATCCAGATGAGCGGCAAGACCGGCACCGCCCAGGTCCGGCGGCTGTCGGCGAGCGCCTCGCGCGGCCAGGGCGGCGACTGGAAATATCGCGACCACGGACTGTTCGTGTTCTTCGCGCCCTCGGACAAGCCACGCTATGCCGGGGCGGTGGTGATCGAGCACGGCATGGGCGGCGCGCGCGCCGCGGCGCCGGTCGCCAAGGATGCGCTGACCTTCCTGTTCGACCGCGCCAAGGCGCTGGCCAATCTCAGCGCGCTCGAGCAGCAATGGGGCGGAACGCTGGCCGAGCGCACCGCGCGCCGCGCCGGGGCGATCGAGGCCGCGGCGCGGGCCGCGCTGCTCGCCAAGAAGGCGCAGGGATGATC of Sphingomonas mesophila contains these proteins:
- the mrdA gene encoding penicillin-binding protein 2 gives rise to the protein MRFTAAHQSIAFSRRMLLVGGAQAAFGAVLLTRLGYLSISQNEHYTLLAEDNRVQLIVVPPRRGWIVDRNGKPLAINRSDFRVDIIPDQLERPTETLRLLASLLQLDPDEVDRIIKELKAARGYQPVQVAENVPYERYAAVTVRLPELPGVQPQRGFSRFYPTGPAVGHLIGYVGAASAKEFEAENKNPLLVTPGFKIGKEGLEETLEQRLRGIPGGQRVELTARGKLVRELTPKPDRSGQTVQLAIDADLQEFTARRMGEESGSAVILDCMTGDILAMVSMPAYDPNSFSDGIGSTEWAALSDDQRQPLRNKVLNSLYPPGSTIKPMGALAILKAGIDPSQRIHCPGGYRLGNRFFRCLGRHGSVDMRRAIAKSCNTYFYAMGHRIGYDNIAPTARMLGLGEEFDLPVVSQSYGTVPDSAWKRRKYETSKRIVERPDWTASDTLNASIGQGFLIVNPMQLAVMAARIASGRDVAPALVGRHDKPGPMLDLDPKHLETVRGGMWEVVNGDGTAGASRLPFPDIQMSGKTGTAQVRRLSASASRGQGGDWKYRDHGLFVFFAPSDKPRYAGAVVIEHGMGGARAAAPVAKDALTFLFDRAKALANLSALEQQWGGTLAERTARRAGAIEAAARAALLAKKAQG